The genomic region CGAGCTCGTCCTGGTGCCAGCGGCGCCCTATTCCAGCCCCTGCCATTTCGTCCATCAGTCCCGGCGGATAGCCGAAGAAACGGACAATGCGCTTTGGGCCAACCAGTTTGACAATATCGCCAATCGCCGCGCCCATATCAAAACCACAGCCAAGGAAATCTGGGATCAGACGGACGGTAAAGTGGACGGATTTTCCTGCGCCGTCGGTACCGGCGGAACGCTGGCCGGTGTCAGCTTGGGCCTCAAGGAATTCTCTGAAGATGTGCAAATTGCGCTCGCCGATCCGCATGGCGCGGCGCTGTATGAATATTATGCCAATGGCGAACTCAAGTCGGAAGGCTCTTCGGTAGCTGAAGGTATCGGTCAAGGCCGCGTGACGGCTAATCTCGAAGGTGCGGCAATCGATACGCAATATCGGATTTCCGATGAAGAAGGTCTGGCTTGGGTGCATCGGCTGTTATCAGAGGAAGGTCTGTGCCTTGGGCTTTCGTCGGGGATCAATGTTGCCGGCGCTATGGCGCTGGCGAAAGAGCTCGGGCCGGGCAAGACGATCGTTACGATCCTCTGCGACAGCGGTTTGCGCTATCTTTCGACGCTG from Parasphingopyxis sp. CP4 harbors:
- a CDS encoding cysteine synthase A, which encodes MTIISHPLALIGNTPLVRLNGPSEDSGCEILGKCEFANPGGSVKDRPALSIIEEAEEQGLLQPGGTIVEGTAGNTGIGIALVANAKGYKSIIVMPDTQSKEKMDTLRALGAELVLVPAAPYSSPCHFVHQSRRIAEETDNALWANQFDNIANRRAHIKTTAKEIWDQTDGKVDGFSCAVGTGGTLAGVSLGLKEFSEDVQIALADPHGAALYEYYANGELKSEGSSVAEGIGQGRVTANLEGAAIDTQYRISDEEGLAWVHRLLSEEGLCLGLSSGINVAGAMALAKELGPGKTIVTILCDSGLRYLSTLYNAEWLAEKGLSVPPWLAQESNGDRSVC